The Macrobrachium nipponense isolate FS-2020 chromosome 1, ASM1510439v2, whole genome shotgun sequence genome includes a window with the following:
- the LOC135219693 gene encoding uncharacterized protein LOC135219693 — protein MSFGTVTKCTLVTAVLLLSLPNATEAFSLNNFLYDAASAWFWSGPGSLLKAVSAYFGLGGGTVIVYDALNYNYFGVGPAIREWLGVAVKEGGSAIAENSLYLFAKIVVTILRAIVEGIGWLISSIANMVGNIIWSYLLLLIPTITPGIASLAGFAGFTGFAGFGDFQNIFGNITNSFSGIPGIVVVDGGVGIQADLNKNDLEVKNAFPKVTSDKEGANTNIRSLEPKVSMLRGRRDSGTSFDSVRGTFIAAASQDRLQCLPLVLCAIYADPGDSVSPLQSQFKKEFRLLFPKKNTPIWASPYITAADLGETVISASECQAQYPSCPFSSGHLKRLIFKYLDAEWSQGKVNRL, from the exons atgtcgtTTGGGACAGTCACGAAATGCACCCTGGTGACGGCCGTGCTGCTCCTGTCTTTGCCGAACGCGACCGAAGCGTTTTCCCTCAACAATTTCCTCTACGACGCAGCCTCCGCCTGGTTCTGGAGTGGCCCCGGGAGCCTCCTCAAAGCCGTCAGCGCCTACTTCGGCTTGGGTGGAGGTACGGTCATCGTCTACGATGCCTTGAACTACAATTACTTTGGTGTCGGTCCCGCCATCAGAGAATGGCTGGGTGTGGCGGTGAAGGAGGGCGGCAGCGCCATCGCCGAGAACTCCCTCTACCTGTTCGCGAAAATCGTCGTCACGATCCTTCGGGCCATTGTCGAAGGAATCGGATGGCTGATTTCGAGCATCGCAAATATGGTAGGAAACATAATATGGAGCTATCTGCTGCTGCTCATTCCTACGATCACTCCTGGTATAGCTAGTCTCGCCGGATTTGCTGGCTTCACGGGTTTCGCCGGTTTTGGTGATTTCCAGAATATTTTTGGGAATATCACCAACAGCTTCTCTGGCATTCCTGGTATCGTGGTGGTGGATGGCGGCGTCGGCATTCAAGCCGACCTGAACAAAAATGATCTCGAAGTCAAAAATGCCTTTCCAAAGGTTACTAGTGACAAAGAAGGCGCCAATACGAACATTCGTTCGCTGGAACCAAAGG TCTCTATGCTACGGGGGCGTAGGGACTCAGGGACGTCCTTTGACAGTGTGAGGGGGACCTTCATCGCCGCTGCGTCTCAGGACCGCTTGCAGTGCCTTCCCCTTGTCCTGTGTGCCATATACGCTGACCCAGGGGATTCCGTGAGCCCTCTTCAGTCGCAGTTCAAAAAGGAATTCAG GCTTCTGTTCCCTAAGAAGAACACTCCGATCTGGGCATCGCCTTATATTACGGCAGCCGACTTGGGAGAGACAGTGATTTCGGCTTCCGAATGCCAAGCTCAATACCCATCTTGCCCATTTTCTTCTGGGCATCTCAAGCGCTTGATATTTAAGTATTTGGATGCCGAGTGGAGTCAAGGAAAGGTCAATAGACTATAA